DNA sequence from the Vicia villosa cultivar HV-30 ecotype Madison, WI linkage group LG3, Vvil1.0, whole genome shotgun sequence genome:
GAATAAGATGTCAGGTTCCGTTGCTGCAAGAGGTGGTAGAAGATAGATTGATATGGAAAGAGGAGCAAAATGGAGAGTATAGTGTGAGATCCGGCTACAAGTTGTGGAGGAGTTATAAAATGAGGCAAAATAATGATAGTGGGAAGGAGGATTGGAATAGTCTTTGGAGAATTAAAGCCCCATCTAGAACCAAGCATCTATTGTGGAGGATTTGTAGGGGATGCTTACCATCGCGTATCAGGCTTCGTCAATATCAGGTACCTTGCCCATCAGATTGCCAGCTTTGCGGAAATAATAATGAAGATGATTGGCATGTGTTTTTTGATTGTGATACAACTATTCAGTGTTGGAGGACAACAGGTTTGTCGGATCTTCTAGAGCCCCGTTTACATACTTTTAGTGATGTAAAGTCTCTAATTATTGATATATGTAGATCGGAAGATAGGATGGTTGCTGGTAGATTTGCAGTTATGATGGATGTGATTTGGAAGAATAGAAACGATTTTATTTGGCATAATGAGAAAGAGGAAGCATCCAAACTGGGTATGATTGCCTTTCATAATTGGCAGAATTGGCTTACAGCACAAAGATTTCAAGGGAGAGAGAATACTCATCAGAATATCACAAGTTGGAATCCGCCAATGGAAGGATGGTTAAAGTGGAATGTGGACGCGGGGTTTAACAATCACTTTGGGCCTACTAATAGGGGAAGGTGTGTTCGTGGTAAACAGGGTAATTTCATTATTGCAGGTGTAGCTTGGGATATCGGTACCCTCTCCATCCTTGAAGCAGAAGCTTCCGCCCTTAAAGAAGCTATTGAAGGACCTATAGCTTTGCACTTGACAATATTATCTTCGAAAGTGATTCTCAACAGGTTGTTCAAGGCATCCACTCCAATCACAATGGTGGATCTGAGTTTAGTTTGATTATTATgtctattaaaaatttattacatGTTTTTTCCAACTTTGAGGTGAAATCTGTCAAGCAAATTCGGTTGCCCATTCTCTTGCGAAGGTGGCTAATTCTTGGGCTAGACGTAGTGTCATCCATAtgattcctccttgtattgaacatCATGTGATGAATTTCATTGAGTttgttttttgtcaaaaaaaatgtCATATTAAATTACTCTTACTGTTAATTGAAAGCTATATTATTAAGTAGATCAAGTAGTTTTATGAAATAAGATGTCGATTGAATAAGATGTCAAACAATATATCCCTTTTATTTGTTCAAGATTGTATGTGCAAACCTTTCTAGATTTTATTGAATATTAGAAGATACTATATTAGGGCCACTAAAGGAGAAAGTGGTAAGGGAGTGGACTGGGGAGTTTATACATATTGAAAATACAACAATCAATTGGGTTGAATCTTCTCACGATAGATTAAAAAGTATACGGAAAACAGAATGAGAAATATATGTAAAAATTGAGATTCAATTAACAGCGTTAGAAAGTTGTAGCATATTGAGATACAAGCTTCATTTCAAAATAGCATCATTATAAGGACACAAATTCAGCAAAAATGTGTTGTGCTCCTAGTTGGTTTGAAACATTTCGATGAACACGTTGTTTTTAATGGCGACTGAAATGGTCGAGTTGGGGGATATGGTACATATAAATATCCAAATGTGGTTTCTTAATTAGGACAGCATATTAGATTGTTGCGTGCATGTATAATTGCTAAAACGTTACTTCACAACAAAGTTAAACCAATTCATTTAGACAAAATTCACACTCAATGGAAGAGGTTGCGATTTGACAATGGCCATAAAGACTtctttgaagatgaagatcatctAGAATGAGAAGTTATTCAGATGCTCGTATATGCTACTGTAACTATTTTGTGGGATACACACAACTTAGTTTTTTTTCTCTGTTATGTTACTAATATATTTAGATTGTGCAATCTGAATGGTTATTTTACTCGTTAGaattataaaattcaaaatactAGTTACGGGgaaaaaattgttttgtttgtttgttcaaTAATCGTAACATGCACATGCTTATGCATTATAGCTCAAATTTAAAGTTGCTAACTATAGTATAAAGGTATATATGAGAAcaactttttcatttttcttttccatAAACAACTTCAATATTTTCACCTCCAAATAAAGTTAAGACAAAATGTTCATAAAAGAAGGGTTATTCTAGAGAGAATGATTGCTCTACTAAATGTTGTTTTCACTTTATTTATTTCTAGTAGACCTCAGTTTGGATGTTAGAATTTGAGCTCGGAAATATATTTCTTGAATAAATCCGGAAACAATCACTACATGATTTGATTGTCATATTTACTTGTGACTGATAGAGTGAGTGTTTCTTCGTTATGCGTTCTTTAATCATCTGCTgcctgtttttttttatattaagggtgtgtttggattggcggtaaacataattgattctagcagaattaagtttgggagaattgattttatcataattgagtttagcagaattgatttatgtttgaatacatttatttatgtaaaagtgggttgaataataaattacaaTGTAAAAATCATCCAGAGTCAATTCTGGAAGCAGAAGCTGCAAATTCTAACTTCAAGTATAATCAATTATACTTTTGCCTAgccaaacatcttaaaatcatcTAGAATCAATTCTAGGCCTCTAGAATTACTTTTGGCCTTtctaaaaaccaaaccaaacatgcactaagTGTGTAGAAATATTAACATGTTAAGCTTGGAAAATTCAGCACAAATATATTCATTCATGATTGTTCATAATTGGTTAAACAAAAATTGGTTgtactataataattttgttgctAGATACAAATTGCCtattaagaaaaaaataacaattcAATTCTTTTAAAAAAGATAGATGTCTGATAGTAACAATTTCcaaactattttttataaaataagagTGTGTCTCACTTTACGAAAGAATGTACGTCTGAAAATGTATTTCCAAATTTGAAAagtatttttcaaattttcatagGGTGTCTCTCCGCCACTTACGATGTGGGAGAAGTAATGCCCAAGAGAAGTTTACTGTATTCTTCCCATTTTGTTCAAAGTTCCATTACCTGACAGCCTGTCATAGTTTTTAACTCCAATGGATGTTTTAAATCCCTTAAATTTAACAAGTCAAAGTTGGATTTGAATTCTCTCATGCTCTTTCTCTCATGTTTCTATCATGCTCCAATCTCAACCATTGATttatctttttctctctcttctttgtACCATAAATTTTCTTTTGTGTGAcatttaaccattagattgaaaaaggAGAGATGGCATAACCAAAAGAACACGAGAGGATCCAAATCCGTCAAAGCCAGTTTAGCTTTGCAATTATGTACTAGTACATAGTTTGCCTACACTCAATGTACAAATTTCTCACAAAGTTGATTTGCTCCTAGAGAAGTTACAAAACCTTGTAATACATTATCACCATAAGCCCATTGGAAATCAAAATTTAAGAGGGCTAAAATATAGTTCTTGAGACAATATTGATCACATCCTTATGACCGATTAATCCAAAAAAACCAATCTTACTATCTACTCATGGGGTCCATTTAAAATCATTATAGACTTAACCAACACATAAATCGTTAGCACATAGCAGAAATTAAACTTATGACCTTGAACGAAAAACGCTCTCATTTCTCACGCATTCACCATGTCAATCAGTTATCTTATGCTTATGTTATGAATGAAGAAATCAGTATTTTGTTCTCAAATTGATCACATCCTCTACCTCTATGAAACCAACAAGCCTCTTGCACAATAATAACAAGGTTGCTCCCAACCCAATATTCTCTCTCAAGCTCATCATTGACATCCTCAAGAATACAGGGCCAATATATATAATAGCATCAAGTAGAAAATGCAATGAAAAGTTGCATCATCAAATTGGTAAGATACATTTTGCAAGTCAGTCTCTCATTTGTCAGTACTCAATGTGCACTGGAATGgataaataaatcacacaagATTTGCACACCACACATGTATAAATATcagaaaaaggatgaagaaatgaTAGAACAGTTGttatgaagagagagaaaaaaccaCACATACAAACACTTGCTTGACGGACCAAAACATCCTCGACTTTCAAACAGAACAAAGGCAGTTAGAAGGCACCAGCGTTCAAGATTCTGGAACGGAAGCTGCTGCACGTTTGATTGATGCAGACTTGATCAGATGATTGTAGCTTCCTTTCTCCTTAAAAAGCTGAGAGAAATGGTGCTTGCAATACAAAATTCCCTCAAGGGCTGCATAATTTGATGGAGTTATAGGACAACCACCGTGTGAACACTTGAAACATGATTTGTGATAGGCCTGGCTTTCCACTGTTACCTACATTCAAAATaagatatatataaaaatatagcaACAAGAAAACTAAGACATTGTAATTAAGGGTCACTTTGCAGAACTACAGACTTATAGTAATTAGATTTGCTCATTCAGGCGATTATTGACAGATACATAAACTTGAAGATTGGAAGCAGCAGATTCTCCATTTTTGTTACATGTTATATTCTCTCTTATCTTATAACTCCCAATAAGATAAGGAAGCCATATCACAGTCTACATGTGGtctatattttgaaaataaagttCAGAATCTTAAGATTTTGACAGCATGGCACATGACAGTGTAGGAGGAAAAAAAACATACTTCACATGCCAACAAGTACCAACAAAAGCAAAATGCCAAGCTAAATAATATGCTTTCATGCTTGCAATAATTCAGAAAAAGGTGTACTGCATACCAGCCTTCTTTACTCTCCATCAATCCTCACAATTTTAGAAAAGACGTTCGATGTTAAATGTTTTGATTGCAAACACACCACCACAGTTAGAGAAGGGGGATACTCTAATCTACAGGATCTATATGGCAGTAATAGCTAGAGATACTTATTCTTATGGTCTGAATTCTTATATATCCAGTCTGTCACAAAGATATGTCTGACTTTGTAACAAATATCTTAAACCAATTTATTTCCAAGACCATTAAATCTTACCTTCTCCAATGGATATGCAGTTTTGCCACATGTAGCGCACTTCTCTTGTGTCCCAGAAAACATGCCAGCAGCTTTACTAGCAGACCTTGTCTGGAATAAACAGAAAACACCAATAGCTATTCAGTAATACCGAAAGCCATCAACTTGATTtcaaaaaacccataaaaatgcaaaatcaaaCAAATTTACCAGCTCAGGAGTTGGTCTGTCAGCTGGTTTTGCAGCTGTTCAAAAAGAAATTATTGTCAATTAAAGACCCATCTgattgaaaacaaaaaaaaaaaacaaaaaaacatctttattatACTCGAAGAAAGAGAATCATACGTGACTGAAAATTCTTGCTGAAGTTGCCATGCTCCTTGAAGAGCTGCTCAAAATGAGGTTTACAGTAAAGAACACCTTCCATTGAAGAATAATTGCTCAGCTGAAACATaaagatcatcaacaataatCCTCGTTAAAAATTCAAGCTTTAAACTCAGACATAAAAATGTTAATTAAGGCCCTGTCAGAATAAACAACTTGTGTGTTTGGTTCAGCGATGgagaaaattgattttaagtAAATTGATTCGAATTAAAAGTGATTTGAAGGTAAAGTGAATTATATTTGGATGAATtctgtaaaagtgagttgaaacaATAAACTTCAAtgtaaaaatcacgtttaaaCTCAAAAGCTACAAATCATAACTTCAAATGGAATCAATTTTAGAAAGCACAATCAATTCTACTCAAGAGCAACCAAACATattaaaatcaattctggatGCTCTAAACATGAAACCAAATATATACTTAACTAAGTGGTTAAAGCTTAAGCACTCACATAAGTACTTCTATAACTaagaatgaaataaaattaaactctTTCAAAAGCTAACCTTAAAAGCTTATGTGAATAAGCTAAAAATAACCTGTTGACATGTCATAAGCTATTTTAATAAATCTCTCAAACAATCTCACATCACAAGCGAATATTAGTACATAAAACCTCAATTAAGTCGATCCAAACAGCCCTAAAAAGATGTTTAACATTTCAAATATGAACTGATCTATATCGTTAAAGTAATATTCTATTCTCATAAAAATTCCTACTTTCATATATCTATCTAAATACTTTATTTATTCcccttaaatcaaataaaattcatataCGAATCTTATGAGAATGGTAAAGCAGCGTCAAACATAAGCAAAACCAAGGATCTAAGCAAAACTCACCAAACAAACACAAACCAAACCTCAACAACATAGAAAAACATCAATGTACTATAAAATCAACAATGCAAcattaacaaaaaaacaaactttaaataaaaaattcaacaacaaaaaaaacagaagaagaaaaaaaaaaaaagaaaccttTAAAGTTCCTTTGCAGTGAGTGCATCTGAAGCAAGCTTTATGGTAAGAAGTACCATCAGCAGAAAGCTGATCAACAGGATAAACCGTTTTCTCACACGCCTTACACTTCAGCTGAGTACCAATAAACGACATCGTTTCCTCTGTAGCTTCCTAGATCTGAATTGACCACAAATTCGAAATGCAATAGTTAGTAGATCAGCTTCAGAGAATGGTTTctggttgattttgataaatcAGAAAATGAAATTAATGGTGTGAAGATGAACGAGTGAAATGAATGTAACAGAGTGTAGAAAGTACCGTGGATCGGTGAAGATGGAGAGGAAAAGAGCGAAAGGATGAAAGTTGAGAGAGAATTTTGAAGTCTCTGGTTAGGACTAAAGATGATGAATAAATAGTGATAACGAGTCGCGTCATGGTCACCATTATGTAAAtacttttttttgtttgatttaaaaAGAGTTTTTGTAATTTTGTAAATACTAAATACGGTATTTATGTAAGGAAAGTGGAAAATAAGAAATAGAACTAGAAATGCAAATATCATTTTTGTCAAAATATTAAGTGCGAATATCATTGCTGGAGgatctataaatatttttatttttttgtttgattaagTATGTTTACTGatgctttatttttatttttatttttatttttgtataaatgGTATGGTCCACGGACAACAACTCAATCATGAGCAATAAGTTAGTAGAGGGGGACGCTAAATTGCTAATGCACCCCCGATTAACTACCTACGCCGCATACTTTTTTTATTTCTCATTTAAACACCCCACATACTTTTGAGCTCCCCTccctttaaaatattttatttttcattgtcTTAAGTCTTAGACATCAGTTTCTTTCACGAGATTTTGTTCATAATATGGTGATATATGGTGGTAGATCAATATGGGAAATTCTCATTGCTCCTTCCTCACACTTCCTCACAGacttttttaaaatacttttatatattttggatatgcatcttcaaaaatatatttttcattttaaaaaatatgattcGTATATGCATATTCGAAGCCGCCCTATTTTACATAAAAAAGAATGATTTCGGATATGAATATGTAAAGAcagattttttataaaaaaatgtattttcggagatgcatattcaaaataaattatattatttcagAAAACGCAAACGGACAACCACCCTCTATGCATTCTCTTTAAACACCAAATACTCCCTATAACAACAAAAATTCATTTTTACCAAAAGTTATATTGAAGATTAACACTCCACAACCTCCATTCAAGCAATCCaacttcaactcaaagctcaaccACTTTGTAAGTTTTCAATACCTTTACCTCAAGTTCAAAGTTAGAATTTAGGACAATGTGTAGGTTGATTTTATTGTAGTTCAATGTTGGTGTTTAGATgcaaaaaaattggattttgaaTGAGTTAGGACAAGAAATGGAAATTTCTCTAAAATGGTTGTTCGCAGGTTATTTTGGAAGTGTGTATTTGAAATCCCTTCTTAACAGTTTCGAATATGCACTTGCAAAATGTGCTCTGAattccttatttttttttaattgtcaaATCTTTTTAATACTCTAACTTTAAGTGTTATTAACCAGTgacattttttcaagaaaaaggcTGACAATCAGGCACTGAGCGATAGACTAAGACGAGGTAGGCCAACCAAGGTCGGCCCAACACATCTTGAGGCCTAAGgcgaaatttaaaatttaaaattttaaaccaaatacaaatattttaataaaattaatatattctgattatatattttttatgatataaAATCAATTGTTAAACTATTATCATTGATTTCATTTAACATTTTTCATTTAATCgatgataaaattaatttatataagcaCTCATCTTATTCTTTTTAAAAGTTATAATATAAAAACATTTCTAACAttctttgaaaaatatttgatatcaAATATTATATTATGTAAGAAAAAAACTTAAACTCTATTATATGTGAATGTGATTTTTGAGTTAATTAATAGTATTTCATATACAACCAAAATAGatgttattaatataaataattttaattacatgttattatttaattgtattaaatataatCTAAAAAGctattgtttatttttaaaaaaaactaattaatataatcaaccTTATGaatgtaaaaattaaaattgagacACTAGACGGTAGCCTTGTTGGCCTACCCCTAGGGCAGGTCCTGAGGCCAACCTAGACAGTCTCAGCTCGGCACGAAAGAGCCGCACAACAAGGATTAATTTGGAGACGGGGTCGAGCCCACGTGGAGGAGACGCCTACAGGATCCTCATCTGCACCAAGGAGTCGCATGTCCCGAGCGTCTTCCTCTCGCGAGGTTACTC
Encoded proteins:
- the LOC131661927 gene encoding LIM domain-containing protein WLIM2a-like; its protein translation is MSFIGTQLKCKACEKTVYPVDQLSADGTSYHKACFRCTHCKGTLKLSNYSSMEGVLYCKPHFEQLFKEHGNFSKNFQSPAKPADRPTPELTRSASKAAGMFSGTQEKCATCGKTAYPLEKVTVESQAYHKSCFKCSHGGCPITPSNYAALEGILYCKHHFSQLFKEKGSYNHLIKSASIKRAAASVPES
- the LOC131658361 gene encoding uncharacterized protein LOC131658361, which gives rise to MRQNNDSGKEDWNSLWRIKAPSRTKHLLWRICRGCLPSRIRLRQYQVPCPSDCQLCGNNNEDDWHVFFDCDTTIQCWRTTGLSDLLEPRLHTFSDVKSLIIDICRSEDRMVAGRFAVMMDVIWKNRNDFIWHNEKEEASKLGMIAFHNWQNWLTAQRFQGRENTHQNITSWNPPMEGWLKWNVDAGFNNHFGPTNRGRCVRGKQGNFIIAGVAWDIGTLSILEAEASALKEAIEGPIALHLTILSSKVILNRLFKASTPITMVDLSLV